The sequence TCTGTTTTGGAAAAATGCAATATATACTGAGAAGATAGAGGTTAAAATTCCACCAATAATTTCAGAGTATTGTGCAATTAAAGAGCCTATAAGTGATAAAACTACACCTATAATTCCTACAATTATAATTACTAAAAGAACTTTTACAATTCCAATTTCAGAGATATCTTTTAATGCCTCACCAATATTTAAAGCATAGCCTAAACTTTCGGTTTTTGCTAATCTGCATTGACCCATCATTAAAGCTAAAGCAAAGAAAATAAATATTATAATACCTACAATAGCTAAGTATTCATTTATAGCTGCTAAAATTGCCATTAATATAATTGGGATAATCATATAAACAAAGGATACAACAACTAATTTTGCACCGTTTATAATTTGTCTTACAGGATCAAT is a genomic window of Methanobrevibacter olleyae containing:
- a CDS encoding DUF4013 domain-containing protein, with the translated sequence MEISEIITESLRYPINNIKALVIYVVLCIVAFFALIITGVGIGIVATTDSVALAGGLGIIGIIIAFAVLLLIAGYILDVIKIAINREDGAPEIDPVRQIINGAKLVVVSFVYMIIPIILMAILAAINEYLAIVGIIIFIFFALALMMGQCRLAKTESLGYALNIGEALKDISEIGIVKVLLVIIIVGIIGVVLSLIGSLIAQYSEIIGGILTSIFSVYIAFFQNRAYGLLYSDIE